A single Pseudochaenichthys georgianus chromosome 10, fPseGeo1.2, whole genome shotgun sequence DNA region contains:
- the LOC117453314 gene encoding cyclic nucleotide-gated cation channel-like — protein MTGPVQDSHRLSVKTWTEDESERADSTLSRAQSMCDDTSSELQRMAAIERRDIHSQNSLQGRGALSRIVSMVMTLREWAHKSLAEETERPDSFLERFRGPANTDEQAPPSRFSHSQNGSDADHEIRRSRRMRRKCKVEVLSPSDDVYYHWLIVIGAAVFYNWTLLVVRACFDELQMRNVMVWLVLDYVCDGVYILDIAVRLHTGFLDQGLMVKDMRRLRESYIQTLQCKLDICSILPTDLLYLAVGMSYTPLLRFNRLLRLSRLFEWFERTETRTGYPNAFRICKLVLYILVIIHWNACGYYSFSKVLGLGSDSWVYPNASDPEFGTLTRSYIYCLYWSTLTLTTIGETPPPVRDEEYLFLIFDFLVGVLIFASIVGNVGAMISNMNATRAAFQSRVDTLKHYMQFRHVSKVLEQRVIRWFDYLWTNQKTIDEQEVLHSLPNKLRAEIAINVHLDTLKKVRIFQDCEAGLLVELVLKLRPQVFSPGDYICRKGDVGKEMYIIKDGQLAVVGEDGVTQFAVLTSGSCFGEISILNISGSKMGNRRTANIRSLGYSDLFCLSKQDLMEALQEFPHARAQLEQRGRDILQKEGLLEEVNVSAGEELEEKVERLETSLDRLQTCLARLQSEFNSSQLRLKQRITNLETNVTTVCTGSGFLSDGNESVFGDGVRSEINIRL, from the exons AGCACAGTCAATGTGTGATGACACTTCTTCGGAGCTTCAGAGAATGGCGGCCATTGAAAGAAGAGACATTCATTCCCAGAATTCCTTGCAAGGGCGAGGTGCTCTATCCAG GATAGTGAGTATGGTGATGACTCTGAGAGAATGGGCCCATAAGAGTTTGGCAGAAGAGACGGAGCGTCCCGATTCCTTCTTGGAGCGTTTCAGAGGCCCCGCCAACACGGACGAACAAGCCCCGCCCAGCAGGTTCAGCCACAGCCAAAATGGCTCTGATGCAGATCATGAAATCAGACGCTCCAGACGCAT GAGGAGGAAGTGTAAAGTGGAGGTCTTATCACCATCTGATGACGTCTACTACCACTGGCTGATTGTGATTGGTGCTGCTGTTTTTTATAACTGGACCCTACTGGTTGTCAG GGCCTGTTTTGATGAGCTCCAGATGAGGAATGTGATGGTGTGGCTGGTACTGGACTACGTCTGTGATGGAGTCTATATCTTGGATATAGCTGTTCGTCTCCACACAG GTTTCTTGGATCAAGGCTTGATGGTAAAAGACATGCGGCGTCTGAGAGAATCCTACATTCAAACCTTGCAGTGTAAGCTTGACATTTGCTCCATCCTCCCAACCGACCTCCTGTACCTGGCTGTTGGAATGAGCTATACTCCTCTTCTTCGATTCAACCGCCTGCTGCGTCTGTCACGTCTGTTCGAGTGGTTTGAACGTACAGAAACACGAACGGGCTACCCCAACGCTTTCCGCATCTGTAAGCTGGTTCTGTACATCCTGGTGATCATCCACTGGAACGCCTGTGGATACTACAGCTTTTCCAAGGTCCTTGGATTGGGATCTGACTCTTGGGTTTATCCCAATGCATCTGATCCGGAGTTTGGCACCCTGACCAGAAGTTACATATACTGTCTGTACTGGTCCACTCTGACGCTGACCACCATTGGAGAGACTCCTCCTCCAGTTAGAGATGAGGAATATTTGTTTCTGATTTTTGACTTTCTG GTTGGTGTTCTGATTTTTGCCTCCATTGTGGGTAATGTTGGAGCCATGATCTCCAATATGAACGCCACAAGAGCAGCCTTTCAGAGCCGCGTTGACACCTTGAAACACTACATGCAATTCAGGCATGTAAGCAAGGTGCTAGAGCAGCGCGTCATTCGTTGGTTTGACTACCTCTGGACCAATCAAAAGACAATAGATGAACAGGAAGTGCTGCACAGCCTGCCCAATAAACTGAGAGCTGAGATTGCTATTAATGTTCACCTGGACACACTGAAGAAG GTGCGCATTTTCCAAGACTGTGAGGCAGGTCTCCTCGTAGAACTTGTTTTAAAACTTCGACCGCAGGTTTTCAGTCCTGGAGACTACATCTGTAGGAAG GGTGATGTGGGTAAGGAGATGTACATCATTAAAGATGGCCAGCTGGCAGTGGTGGGGGAGGATGGAGTCACCCAGTTTGCTGTTCTGACATCAGGAAGCTGTTTCGGGGAAATCAGCATCTTGAACATCAGCGGCAGCAAGATGGGGAACCGTCGTACGGCTAACATCCGCAGTCTGGGATACTCAGACCTCTTCTGCCTTTCAAAACAAGACCTGATGGAGGCGCTTCAGGAGTTCCCCCATGCCAGGGCCCAGCTAGAGCagagggggcgggacatcctgCAGAAGGAGGGGCTTCTGGAGGAAGTGAATGTGTCTGCAGGGGAGGAGCTTGAAGAGAAGGTGGAGAGGCTGGAAACCAGTCTGGACCGGCTACAG ACGTGTTTGGCCCGTCTGCAGAGTGAGTTCAACTCTTCCCAGCTTCGACTAAAACAGCGGATCACAAACCTCGAAACCAACGTCACCACAGTGTGCACAGGCAGCGGCTTCCTGTCAGACGGAAACGAGAGTGTTTTCGGTGACGGTGTGCGCAGTGAAATCAACATCCGGCTCTGA